AAAGAACCTACGGAGTTCACAAAAGAGTTCATAAAAGAACAGTTGGGTTCGTAAAAGAACTACTGAAATGCGCTTCTACGTGGCTGCTATCAAACAGCCAGCAGAGGCACTACACGCCAATCCGAAACATAGAGTTGCGTGGCGAGTAAGCACACTTCATCTTCGCAATAAAGCCATATCCTGCTTGCCTGGGATTGGCAACTTCTCACGAGCGATTTATCGCTTGGGGTATTGAGTTACCCTAACTCAATAGAGGTCGTATAATGGGCAAGCCCAGGACGCAATTAAGTGTGCAAATTTCGCTTTTTGTCGAGAAAGACGAGGAAGAGGCTGGCGAAAAGAAAAAGTGCTTAAATAACGCTATTTTTCATCCAATCAGCTTGCTGGAAGATTGGCATTCTCAAACGACCTATTGGTCGCTTGGGGTATTAGGCTCCCCATACAAGATAATGTCTGTACAACGGGCAAGCCCAATCAATGGCAACGACCAGTTTCGAGAATTATCATGAAACCAGCCGTTGCACTTAACTTTGACTTACACAAGAATACACGCTTTGAGAATAAAGTCAAGTGAAGAGTCAATAGTGGTAATCAGGCATGAAGCGATAAATGCCACGACTTTCCTGAACCACCATCCGTTTGTTCGTGAGAAACTTAATTGTTTCCACAATCTTATTGTGATTCAATTTTGTTCCTGCCAGTTCGTAGGCAGTGGTCAGTTCTTCTTCCAAAGCCTTATATCCCGAAATAGTCTCTTTTCCCTCAAAAGCCAGTTCGAGAGCCTTGCGATGGGTGGATTCGCGGATGTCTTTACAAGGGGAGAATGGTTCTTGCTTGGGACGACCAGCACTTTTCTTGGTCGGCACATAGTCCGGCAGAAGTTCGGGAAGCGATTGGTCATTGATGTAGAAAGCGAATGGCAGGAAGTCCTTTGAGCGGGTATGCACACTTTCCACTTTGCTGATGTTGCTGTCGTCCTTGTCTTTCTCAATTTGGATGACCGTTTCCGCTTTGTTGTTGATTTCCGTGCCAATGTGTCCACGGGCATTTTCATCACTTTTGTTCTGGTGAAGGATGGTGTGAAGATGAATCTGGTATTCGTCAGTCCACTGCATAAGTTTGGATATTATACATGTGGCTTCACTTGGTGAATTGATGTCGTAAACCAAGTCACGTATTCCGTCAATCACCACGAAACCGAGACCCTCAATCTGACTGATAGCATCGTCTATAATAGCTAAACGCTCCTTCGGATTGAACTTGCGTAAAGCGAGAAAATAGAAACGGTCACAATCCTGATTGGCAGGCAACTCTGCCTGTTTCATTATACGATGCATTACAATCATGCAATGGTTTTGACTCTGTTCGGTGTCAATGTAGAGGATGCGGTTCTTCCCAGCGGGAAAATCCGTTGTGTAGTTAAGGACTTCCTTTCCGGACAAAGCTGCTGCTACCATAGCTGACACGTTGAAGGTCTTTTTGCTTTTTGCCTTGCCAATGGATGCACTGAAATTTCCCAATGTTCCGATAGCCACTCCGCCTATACTCAGGACTTCCGGCTCCTGTTCGTACACCTTTTCCAAACTGAGCATAGTATCTTGCCATCTCGTAGTGATTTGAGCAAAATCCTCAATGGGTGTTGCAGTTTCCATACTCACCAGTTTTTAGGATTAGGCTTGCGACGGTGTGAGGTATACATCGCTTCGTTTTCTTCCTCATAGGTGAGAGGTACTGAAGTTTTGCGAGATGCCTCCAGCCATTTGTCGAGCTCGTCACGATAGATATAAAGGTGCTTTCCTTGTTTGATAACAGGAATGTTGTCCTTCTTTATCTTGTAATAAAAGGTGGAGACTGGCATTTTCAGATAGGCACAGGCTTCCTGCACTGTCATTGGTACGTGCAAATTCTCTTTTGGTTCGCTTTGGCGGTTAAGAGTGTCCCTAAGTAAATTTTCCATTCCTGCGATTCTCTCGCAGAGTTCGCCTACCACTTTGGGCAGGTCATTAAAAGTCAAATCTGTTGTGTTCATATCTTCAATAATTAGAATTAATATGCTGCAAACCAACAGAATGAAATTTTGCAGAAATTCGTCAGGCAGAACAATGATTACCGTCTGCACGATTTAATTTTCAAGTATTGTTGTGAAAGTGGAAATCTCCTTTGTCCGGCACGTCAATAGGAATGTCGCATGGGACATTAACACGCAAATTGGCTTCCAGATATTCTATATCAGCGTTGCGCAATTCGTATGGGAAAGAAGACTTAATGAATATCGCTCTGTCGCGACGGGAGACTCCAAGCCGTTCACCGATATTCCAAGCTAAGTGTCTTAAAGAGGGAGAACTGATCTTTGCTTCTTTCGTTGAATGGATTGGCTGACAATCGTTAACCCGGTTTTCAGCAATGCACTCTATATTCCGGAATAGTGTGCTGATATTCTCTTTTGAGAGATATTTCGAGGTCTTTTCCACTACATATTCGCGGATAGCTATCATGGTGTCCCTTTTTCGTTTCACCTCCTTCAGTTGCTCTTTCACAAGAATGCTCTCATATCTCTCCAAACTATCAGGTATCTGTTCCTCTTCTACTGAATCTTGATTAGCATTTTGATGGCTGCTTTCTTGTGAACATTCGCTTTGTACTTGCTTATTTGTAGTACTACTTGAGATTGTCGTAAAAAGCCCTGCCATTACTTTGCGGAATATGGCAAAGGTCAAAATAAGCATTACCAAAGAGATAATAAAAATGGTGGCATCAAATAGGATGTTGTGATTGAACTTTTCACCGA
This sequence is a window from Bacteroides thetaiotaomicron VPI-5482. Protein-coding genes within it:
- a CDS encoding AAA family ATPase, which codes for METATPIEDFAQITTRWQDTMLSLEKVYEQEPEVLSIGGVAIGTLGNFSASIGKAKSKKTFNVSAMVAAALSGKEVLNYTTDFPAGKNRILYIDTEQSQNHCMIVMHRIMKQAELPANQDCDRFYFLALRKFNPKERLAIIDDAISQIEGLGFVVIDGIRDLVYDINSPSEATCIISKLMQWTDEYQIHLHTILHQNKSDENARGHIGTEINNKAETVIQIEKDKDDSNISKVESVHTRSKDFLPFAFYINDQSLPELLPDYVPTKKSAGRPKQEPFSPCKDIRESTHRKALELAFEGKETISGYKALEEELTTAYELAGTKLNHNKIVETIKFLTNKRMVVQESRGIYRFMPDYHY
- a CDS encoding helix-turn-helix domain-containing protein, whose protein sequence is MNTTDLTFNDLPKVVGELCERIAGMENLLRDTLNRQSEPKENLHVPMTVQEACAYLKMPVSTFYYKIKKDNIPVIKQGKHLYIYRDELDKWLEASRKTSVPLTYEEENEAMYTSHRRKPNPKNW